Within the Bradyrhizobium cosmicum genome, the region GCGGCGGCCAGAGGAGTTCAGCCCCACGGCATAGACGTAGGCATAGCGGGGTTGACCGGGGTCCAGCTCTGCTGCTTGACGCAATTCATCGAGCGCCTCGCCGGCGCGCTTTTCCCGCACGAGCACGAGGCCGAGCGCGTGGTGAAGTGAGGCATTCTGCCCCGAGTAGGATAGGGCTGCGCGAAGGACTCGCTCGCCATCTTCGTCGCGCCCCGTTTGCCGGTAGAGATCGGAAAGATTGATGGCGGCCGGCGAGAACGATGGGTCAAGCCTGAGGGCTGCCCGATATTCGGCCTCGGCCTCAGCGGCGCTTGCCTGTCGTGCAAGGAAGTTACCGAGCGCAGTCCGGGCGTCCGGACGATCTGCATTCAATTTTTGCGCGGCCACGAATTCGGCGGCGGCTTGCGTGAACTTGCTGCGATCGGCTGTCGGTTGTCGCGATGGCGGAACGGATGCAAGAAGCTCGGCGGTGCGGATGCGCACGCCGAGCACCGGGTCCGTCAATTGGGGAGATGCAAGCGTCCAGAGCTGGTCGGGTGGAATTCCCTCCAGCGCATCGAGCGCGCCCAGCCTCACGAGCGGATCGGGGATGGAGAGAGCGCGGCGGATCAGGTCGGCGTCGGGCGCGGGCAGCTCGGCCAACGCGCTGGCGCGGACAATTCCGGGGGTGCCGCTTGAGCCGACGACGGCTGCAAGGAGAGCCTGTGCATCGGCCGTCTCGCTCCATGCCGCATGAAATGCCCCTGCATAGGTCTGAAAACCATGGCTCTCCGGACCGAACCAGGTTTCGATCTGCTGTACCGCCCACGCGGCGGGCTTGTCGCGGTGGCAGTCGTTGCAGGCATTCGGTGTGCCAAGCTGCACCGAGAGATCGGGGCGGGGGATGCGGAAGCCGTGATCGTGCCGGCGATCGACGACCATGTAGCGACGTTCAGGCATGTGGCAGGAAGAGCAACCTGGCGGCGGCGACAGATTGGCGTGCTGCCGATGCGCGGTAGACTCATACTTGGCCGGCGCGTGGCATTGCGCACAGACGCCATCGCCGGGCGCCTTGAGCGCTGCGCTATGCGGATCGTGGCAGTCGCTGCAGGTGACACCTTTGGCAAACATATTGCTCTGCTTGAACGAGGCGTAGTTGTAGGCCTCCTCGTCGTCGCGCATCTGGCCGTCGGCATGGAAGCGTTGGCGATCGAGCAGCGACACCCGATGCGTCTCCGACAGGGACCTGCCGGGCACCCAGTCTTCGGAGAGCTGTCCACGTCGCGCATGGCAGCGCCCGCAGGTTTCGACTTCCTTGCGCAACGTTGCCGGAGGCGCGCTACGCTTCGGAGCCATGGTTCCGGCATCGGCTGGCCAGGTGATGCCCGAGCGTTCGTCGAATCGGACAAGCAGGCCGTTGTCCGGGCCGCGGGCTCCAGGCTTCTGGTTCGCCCATGCAATATGTCGCGAGCCTGCGCCGTGGCAGGCCTCGCAGCCGACGCTGATTTCGGAGAAGCTGGTGGCAAACCGATCCTTCGCCACGTCGTAATTCTTGTGCACGTCCGTCGAGTGGCACTCGGCGCACATGAAATTCCAGTTCTGATTGAGTCTGGTCCAGTGCAGAGCATCGTTGCTGGTGACGGCGGCATCGGGATAGAGGTGAAACCAGCGCTGGCCGCCCTGATCCTTCGGCCGCGTGTCCCAGGCAATCGACAGGGCCTGGATGCGACCATCTGGAAATTCGACCAGATATTGCTGCAAGGGATCGACACCGAAAGTGTATTTGACTTCGAACGTCGCAAGCTTGCCGTCCGGACCGTCTGTTTCAACCAGAAACTTCTGGTCCTTGCGGAAGAAGCGCGAGCGCGTGCCTGCGTAGTCATAAGTCGCGCCGTTGAAGTCGCCGCGGACCGACGTGTCGGTCGCGTGATCCATGGCATGGCGATGTTGCGAGCTTTGCCACAGCCTTGTCTCCGCCTGGTGGCAGCCGCTGCACGCCCGGCTGCCGATAAAGCTAAGCTCTGCCTCACGGGTCGGTTTAGACGAGATGTCGGACGTCTTGAGCCAGGACGGCCCGCTTGCGACCAGAAAGAATAGCGCACCCGATCCGATTGCCAGCAGAGCGGCAGTTCGCAAGCGGAATGTTGGCGCGGGGCGTTGAGCGGGAGCCGAACGGTCTTGTTCAGGTCGGGCCTTCATGGGGCCCTTCTGGTGCCTGCGGCTCTTCCGACCCTTCGTCACGTTCGGTCACCCATCGCGTGCTGCCCAAGCAGATTTACATGCGCAGGTCGTTGTCGTGAAGGGCAATTCGGGTTTCGCGGGCGAGGTCGACGAGCGAAGCGCAGAACGTCAACAGCGCGGCCATGAACAGAAGCGCAACGCCATATTCGTGGGCGACATTGAATAGCGCGCTGATGAAGGCAACGATGATGATGAGGGCGGTGAGGATCGCAGAGAGGATGGAGCAGAATAGCGATCTATTCAGAAGCGATGCCCGGTACCGCAGCCGGGGTATATCGCCCTTGAGGAAAGCCTTGGAGACATCGTCATCGGTGATGCCGTGAAGAAACTGGGCCCGGTCGACGACCCGGTTGATGCGGGAAACAAGGACCGAAATGAAGGACGCAACGGCTCCCAGCAGAAAAGCCGGAGCCGCCACGTTACCGATGATCCGGGCCAGTTGGTCGATTGAAGGCGTTACCGGCACCAGCTGAATCACGTTCTCCATTTCTTCGCCCGATCCTTCGAGGCTCCTCAGCTGCTCCGGACGCGCCGAACAGGCGGGATCATGAATGTGCCGTCCTTTAGGGCGGTCTTGGGTTGATAGACCCTGACGCTGAGATTGAACGGCAAGCTTGGTGGACACGGAAGCCAATTCGCTTCCTTGTCCGCGCCTGGTGATTGCGCCTGGATGTAGATATCGAGCGAGCCGTCCGGATTGTATTTGATCGGCATCGCCGAAGTTATCCCGTAGCGATTGATCGTGTTTCGAACATAGAAATTCTCGCGATAGGGCGAGACTGACCATATCCCGCTTTCGGAGGGGAATATCTCGTCCTTCTCCAGATGGAGAACGTATTTCGCCGCGCCGTCCAGAACGTTGCCGTCGCCGTCGACAAAGGCGGTTGGATAGACCGCATCATCCGACGTCAACGCGCCCAATCCAAACCAGGCGATAAATGCCCGCGTGGTGTAGTCAGTGCCGAAGCGGCCGATATTGAGCGCGCCCTGCCAGCCGTTCACGGTCGGCGCAGTGTAGGGGCCCGTTTCCAGCTTGTACCAGACCTCGGCCGGCGCCCGGTTGATTCCACGCAGAATGGCCGGATCGAGCTCGGAAGGTTCAAAGTCCTTGCCGACCTCGATCCCGATACGCTTGAGCTTGTCGATAGTCTTGGCGTCGTCAGGGTAGGGCGGGTTGTCCTTCAACGCAGCGGCGAGGCGCTTGAAGAACATCTCGCCGGTCATGAGCCGGACCTGATCGTACGGCGTTGCCGTTGTATCGACACTGGTGTCGATCGGCACATCTGACGGCGGCGTGTAGGGCTTGCCCCAGGCGCTGAGCGGCGTCAATTGCAACTGATCCTGCAGCTTGTTGACCGCAGCAAACTCCGTTGAGCTGTTGCATGCGATCTGGACCAACACCGAGGCGTAGCGGGTTGTCGAGCGGAACGTCTGCTTGATGCCGTTGGGCGCAACACCGTTCCATTTGGGGCCAACGATGAGGAAATCTCCGGCGCGAGTCCCCGTCGTCCGACTGCCCGCCGAGGCGAAATCGTCGGTCCACATGTTGAGCGCCTGCATGACGATGTAGCGCCCTTGGGTATCGGGCTGCGAATAGACGAAAGGCTCCTTGTCCAGGTCGATGAACGAAAACGCCCAGAGAGAGTTGACGCTGATGCGGACGCAATCCTTGAAATCCGGATCGACGTAGGTCCGCATCCTGCCGAACTGGTTGATGGGCGCCTTGTATTGCTCGGATTTCGAGGCGGCCGTCATCACCGCTCGGGTTGCATCCATCATGACAAGCGGAAAGCCGTAGACATAGCACTCAAGCGCGAGAACGTACGCCAGCTCTTCCTCAACGTCGCCCTTCAGGTCGCCCAGTGCCCGCAGAAGGGGGCCTGCGGCTTGGCTGTTGGTCGGCGCGAATACGGTGCCGAGGCCTGCGCCGAATGCGGTCGTGATCAGGTCGCGGCGATGAATCGAAATGCTTTCCTGTCCAGCAGATGAATCCATGGTCGATCTCCCTTTTTACTAGCGCGCCGCTCGACCCTACCTATTTGAGCTAAGCTCGAAACGTCCATCTTTCGGCGCAAGCCCGTGGTAGGGGCGAGGCCATTGCAGATGACGCAGATGGCAGATGAGCGATGGTCCCCGACGCGAAGCCTAAAACATTTCGATCTTGGGAGCGGGGAGCGTTCGCTCCCCGCTGTTCTGCTGTGAATGACCAAGGCTAGTCGTTTGCTTTGGTCACGGCCTTCTGTATGGCTTTGCGATCCTCCTCAGCCAACTGTTCTGGCTTGATGTTGAAGGTCAACTTGTCGATCGTGCCGGTGAATCGGAATGGCAGCGTATAGCTATCGTCGACCGCGGTGCGGGTATCAAGCCCAACGTCCATGGATTCATCGATCGCCATCATGAATGGAATCGTGTGTTCCATCTTCTGTTGCGACAGCACTCGACCGTCGACCGAAAGGACACCGGTGCCGCCTTTCCCGAGTCCGGGCCCATCGTATTTGAAGTCGAACGCGATCTTGTGCTTGCCCGGACTGAGCGACTGGCCCAGCCAGTCTTCGGCTCCAACACCGCCTTCCCAGCGATAACGCTTGAGATTGAGAAGATTGTAGACGAAGACCGGTTTCCCCTTGAGCAGGTAAAGGCCATAGCCGCCGAACCTCCCGCCCATTGTAGCGATCATGCCTTCGGCACCACCACTTGGTACAGTGATCTCCGCTGTGATCGTGTAGTTCCTGTTCAGAAGGCTGGGAGCATTGGCAATCGGAATGTCGGCGTTCTCACCAACATAGGTGAACTCCGTTCGCCCTGCCGTCCCACTGGGCCGCGGCGTGAGAAGTCGCGGGAGCACCGAATTATCCAGCGGGAAGACTTGGTACTTTTTCGCCTCCGCCACGAATACCGCCTGCAGTTCCTCGAGCTTCTCGGGATTCTTCGCTGCAACGTCGTTCGCCTGCGAGAAGTCCTCGGCGATGTTGTAGAGCTCCCACTTGTACTGTTCGATCGGCGGCAGCGCCTTCGTGCCGACGAGCCACGGCGGCTCGGGCGGCGTGGTCGCTGCATACCAGCCTTCATGGTAGATGCCGCGATTGGCGAACATCTCGAAGTACTGGGTCGTGCGCTTCGACGGTGCGTCGGCATTTGCCTTGTCGAACGTGTACGCCATGCTCACGCCCTCGATGGGCTTCTGCTTGATGCCGTCGACCATGTCGGGCGCCTTGATCCCAGCCGCGTCGAGGATCGTGGGTACGATGTCGATCACGTGGTGAAATTGGGTGCGTATGCCGCCGGCATCGTTGATGTGGCCAGGCCATGAAATGGCCATGCCCTGCCGCGTCCCACCGAAATGTGACGCGATCTGCTTGGTCCACTTGAAGGGCGTGTCGAACGCCCATGCCCACGGCACTGCCATGTGGGGATAGGTCTGGTCCGAACCCCAGGATTCGTAATATCGGAGATACTCGACCTCTGGCAAATCGAGCACGCCATTAGCGACCGTAAGCCAGTTTGGCGTGCCCATCATCGAGCCTTCCGAGCTCGTACCGTTGTCGCCGTTGATATAGATGATCAACGTGTTGTCGAGCTTGCCCATATCTTCGACCGCCCGGATCACCCGGCCAATCTCGTTGTCTACGTATGCGGTGTAGGCCGCGAACACGTCGGCCTCGCGAATGACGATCTTCTTCTTCACGTCGGAGAGCGAATCCCACTTCGGCAGGACATCCGGCCAGGGTGTGAGCTGCGTATTTGCGGGGATCACGCCGAGGCGCTTCTGGTTGGCGAAGATCTGCTCGCGCAGTTTCTCCCAGCCCTCGTCAAACAGGTGCTTCTTGCTGATCTTGTCGATCCATTCCTTGGTAGGCTGGTGCGGGTCATGGGTCGCGCCAGGCACGTAGTAGACGAAGAACGGCTTGTCGGGTGCCGCGGCGTCGAGTTCCTTCATGTAGCGGATCGCGTCGTCCGCCATGTCGGTGACGAGGTTGTAGTCCTTCCTGCCGACCCATGGATACACGGGGGTGTGGTCGCGGAACAGGTACGGAGTCCACTGATCTGACTCGCCGCCCATAAAGCCATAGAAATACTGGAAGCCCATCCCGCTTGGCCATTGGTCGAACGGACCGGCCGCGCTGTACAGGTAAGAGGGCGTGTTGTGGTTCTTGCCGAACCACGACGTGGCATAGCCGTTGTCCGACAGAATCCTTCCGATGGTCGCGTTCTCGGGGCCGATGACCGAGTCATAGCCCGGATAGCCTGTCGCCAATTCGCTGATCTGGCCGAAGCCGACCGAGTGATGATTGCGACCGGTGATCAGCGCCGCTCGCGTCGGTGAGCAAAGCGCCGTCGAGTGGAACTGAGTGTAGCGCAGCCCGTTCTTGGCGACGCGGTCGAGCGTCGGCGTTGGGATCACGCCGCCGAAGGTACTCGGTACACCGAAGCCCGAGTCGTCCGTCATGATCAGCAGCACGTTCGGCGCGCCTTTTGGTGGCACGACGGTCGGCGGCCACCAAGGCTTCGAGGTCTTGGCGTCTTCCGTTATTGTCCCGCCGAATTTCGGCGGCGCCGGTGGAAGCTGGTCACCCGGAATGGTGATGGTCGCGGCCGGGGAGCCGAGCGGCGGCGTGGTTGGTTGCGCTTGCTGTGCAAACGCCGGACCGGCTATCGCTGATGTCAAAAACAGTAGGGAAACAATCGCACGAGAAATCATTACAACCCCTCCCAAAAGGTGCGTAGCCTGCGCTATCGCAGCGGTTCGACTTTCGCGGCCATGTCCGGCGCGCGGCTGACCCGGTAATTGGCATTGCTGCATTTCAGAACCCAGACAGCGTAGTCAGGCTTGGAGAGCTTTTGGTCCTTGCGCGCTCCAAGTGGCTTGTCGCAGGTAAATCCCTGCGTGCGGATCTGCGCGGCCAGCATCCCCTGCTGCGTTTCGTCTTTGATCGCGGTTGCTTGCTGCGCCTTGACGGGTGCACAAAAGAATGCAGCGGCGGCGACCAGCAACATCGAAGCTATCGGTCTGCACATGACGTTTGCCCTTCTCCCTCGAGCGGGTGCGGGGGACGAACCCCGCACCCGCGACAATGGTCGGATCGGCCTCACTTCATGCAGTCACGGACGAATTGAAGTCTTTCAACAATTCCGAGATCTCGAGCCTGCGCTTGCTTGCGACAGCCCTCGCGCTTATCAAGGCGCAGCTCGACCTTTTGCAGCAGGCTGAGGCCGATATCGCCCGAGACCTGCGGCGCAGCGGCCTCGGCCGCGGATTTGCTGGCATCGGCGGATGGCCCATCGCCAGCGGCCCTTGCCGCTGCTTCAAGACGCTTGATGTCTTCCGGGCTCAATTTCGGCCGGTCGATATTTAGCGTGATCTTGTTGAGCGTGCCGGTGAAGGTGAACGGCGTGCTGTAGTCGTTGTCGTCGACAGGCGTGCCGGTGTCAGACCCGATGTCCAGCGCCTCATCCCACTGCAGGATGAAGGGAAGCGTGTGCTCCATGGTCTCTGTCGCGACTGCATTGCCGTCGACTTTGAGGACTCCGGTGCCGCCGCGGCCGATACCGCTATAGTCGCCAAAGGCCATCGTTCCCGCGCCGAGGCCGTCATACTTGAAATCGAACTCGATTACATGCTTGCCCGGCGTCAGCTCGGGTCCCTCCCAGCGCAAGCGCTTGAGGTCGACCAGGTTCCACGTGAACACCGGCTTGTTCGTGAGGATATAGAAGCCGTATCCGCCGAAACGTCCGCCTTGGGTGATCAGCATGCCTTCGGCGCCACTTTGCGGAATCTCGACATCGATCTTGAAGCTATAGGAGGCGTTGAGGACGCTCGGCGCGTCACCGTTCGGCGTGCCCGTGAGTGGCCGCGTCCAGGTGAAAGAAGTGCGGCCGGCACTGAGACTCGGCCGTGGTATGACCAGCCGGCCAGCGACCGAGGAATCCAGTGGCAGGACCTGATATTTCTGCGCCTCCTTCCAAAACAAATCCTGCATCTCCTTCAGCTTGACAGGATTCTTGGCCGCGACATCCTCATACTGCGTCCAGTCGTTCTTGAGATCGTAGAGCTCCCACGGATAATCGGCCGGGTCCGGCAGCTTGATACCACCCGTCACCCACGGCGGCCGCAGTACCTTGGTGCTGGCGATCCAGCCGTCGTCGTAGATCGCGCGATCGGCGAACATCTCGAAGTACTGGGTCTTGTGCGTCGAGGGTGCGTTCGCGTTGCCGAAGGTATACATCATGCTGACACCCTCGATCGGGCTCTGCTTGATTCCATCCACCATATCGGGCTGCTTGATTTGGGCGGCTTCGAGAATCGTCGGCACGACGTCGATGACATGGTGGAATTGATTACGAATCCCCCCCTTGTCTGTGATGCCCTTCGGCCAGGAGATCGCCATGCCCTGGCGGGTGCCGCCGAAGTGCGAAACGATCTGCTTGGTCCAGGAGAATGGCGTGTCGAACGCCCAGGCCCAGCCGATCGACATGTGGTTGTAGGTGCGGTCGGTGCCCCAAGCGTCATAAAAATACTTCAGCTGCTCCTCAACCCCAGGATTGGCTCCGTTGAACATCGCGACTTCGTTCGGCGTGCCGTTTGGTTGGCCTTCGGCGCTTGTTCCATTGTCGCCGTTGATGTAGATGACCAGGGTGTTGTCGAGCTTGCCGAGGTCGTCGATCGCCTGGATCACGCGGCCGATCTCGTTGTCGGCGTAGGCGACAAAGGCAGCGAAGATTTCGACCTGCCGGATGAAGAGCTTCTTTTCGTCGGCGTTGAGCTGGTCCCACTCCTTGATCAGGTCTTTCGGCCACGGCGTCAGCTTGGCGTCCTGGGGGATGACGCCGAGCTTCTTCTGGTTGGCGAAGATCGTATCGCGCAGCTTGTTCCAGCCGTCGTCGAACAGCTTCATCTCGCTGATCTTCTGGACCCATTCCTTCGTCGGATGATGCGGCGCGTGGGTGGCGCCCGGCGCGAACTTGATCAGGAAGGGCTGGTCCGGCGAGAGAGCATTGATGCGGTTGACGTAGTCGATTGCCTCATCGGCCATCGCTGTCATCAAATTCCAGCCGGGCTTGCCGACATAGGGATAGATCGCCGTGGTATTGCGGACGAGATTGCCTGGCTCCCACTGATTGGTGTCGCCGCCCATGAAGCCGTAGAAATATTCAAAGCCCATGCCGGTCGGCCACTGATCGAACGGACCGGCCTGGCTGGCCTGGTATTCCGGAGTATTGTGGTTCTTGCCGAACCACGCGGTGTGGTAGCCATTGTCCTTCAATATGCGGCCGATCGTGGCCTTGTCTTTGGCGATGACGCTGTCGTAGCCCGGATAGCCGGTCGCCTGTTCGGCAACGACGCCGTAGCCGGCCGAATGATGATTGCGGCCGGTGATCAGAGCCGCACGGGTCGGCGAACACAGCGCCGTCGAATGGAAGTTGGTGTAGCGCAGGCCGTCCTTCGCGATCCGATCGAGCGCCGGGGTCGGGATCACTCCGCCGAACGTCGACGGCACGCCGTAGCCGGAATCGTCGGTGATGATCAGAAGAACGTTCGGCGCGCCTTTGGGAGGAACGACACGCGCAGGCCAAAAGGGCGTCGATTTCGTCGCGTCGCGCTCGATCTTGCCGCCGAATTTCTGCGGCGGCGGTGGAAGCTGGTCGCCCGGAATGGTGATGGTCGCGGCCGGAGAGCCCAGTGGCGGCGTGGTCGGTTGCGCTTGCTGTCCAAACGCCGGACCGGATATCGCTGATGTCAAAAACAGTATGGAAACAGTTGCACGAGAATTCATTGCAAGCCCTCCCGAGAGGTGCGCGCAATTGCGCAAGCATTTGTCATTCTTGAGGGGAATGCAAAGTGCGACGTTGACGTAGATCAACCCGCGCGATTGATCGCACCCGGCGTCGCACTGGTCCGCATCTGTGACATGCCGTCACGTTGAACGGCAGCAACGCTGCGCCGACCGAGCTGAACAACGGGACCTTGAGCGAAATCAACGGGAAGAATTCCGTGGGTCTCAAGCTTGCAAATAAGCATTCATGATCTTGCCTGGGATCGACCGCGACACACCATGCTCGCTCACAAGCTCAATCATCCTGTCGCCGGCGCCGCGCTCGCGGTCACCTTGGTTGCAGCAATATCGTTCGCATCCTGGCGGAGACCTTCTGCGGACCATCAGCTTGCGATCAAGAGCGATCGTCTCGAGCAGAGCGATCGTCGTGACCTGGATGTGGGCTGTGCGCGGGCCGTGTGGCCCTATGGATGCGGCTGGCAATCGCCTCCGGAAGGACGAGAAACAAGGAGGCACTTCCCTAAACGGCGGCGGGGATTGCTTTTGTTTCTCGCATGATCACGTGCGAGGCGTCCTGTCTCGTCGAGCGGAAATGTTCAGCTTGGTCAGAGCACCGCGTTTTACCGAAAGCGGCTCTAGGAGATCCGCTTCACGCCGGGAGGCCGCCAAGTTCCTTTGCCCACCGGGAGGATCGAAGGTGGCTCCGACCTCGGCCAGTACAGCCGCATGGCCAGATAGATCGGACCATTCGGAGCAGGCAACCAGTTAGATTCCTTATCAGGACCGGGTGATTTGTTCTGGATGTAGATGGTCAGCGATCCGTCTGCATTCTTCTTCAGGTTGGCCAGCATCGGCGAATTGACCAGATAGCGATCGATCGGGTTTTTGATCAATAGCTGGGTTTTGCTATCATACATCGTCACCGACCAGAATGCATTGACCGGCGGTAGCTGACCTGCGGCAAAGGTGAGGGTGTAGGCATGTTTGCTGCCATCGAGCGTCCTCCCTTCGCTGTCAACGCGCGTCATCGGATATGTCGCCTCAACTGCATCGTTGCCGTAGATCCCACCCTTGGCACCAGCGGCGCGGAGCAGCCAGTTGCCGTTGTAGAAGGCGCTATCGCCAAAGTACGAAGCGACGCGCCAACCGTCCACGTCCGTGCCGGCTTTGGCGAGATACTCATCGACCTTGCGCTCTCCCTCCTTCATGCCCAAGGCAATTTCTGCCTTCTGCTTCAAGGAGAGGGTTTTGAAGTCGAAGGTCTTCCCGGGTCCGACGCCAATGCGTGCGAGCTTTGCGCGAACCTCTGTTTCGACCGGCTCGGCCGGGGCGAACTGGAGGGCAAAATCGAGGTACTCGAAGAAATTCGTCTTCACCAATTCCTTGTTGATCTTCGGGAATTTGATTTCCGGCGCAGGCGGCGGTGGCGGCTGGTTCAGGTACTTGGAGAGCGGCTGCACCTTGTAACCGGACTGAACTTTCGCGACGTTTTCGATGTCGTCCGGGCCGAACAGTTGAGTGCGATAGGCTGCGGCCGAGAACTGGGTGGTGGACCGGAAAACCTTCTTGATGCCGCGCGGCGTTTCGCCTTGCCAGTTAGGGCCAACGACCATGTAGTCGCCGGGCTCGCTTCCCGTGGCACGGCTGCCGATATATCCGTAATTGTAGCAGTTGGCATCGCACAGCATGACCGAATAGTAGCGCTTCGGATCGACCGCCGGAACGGCAAGAACAATCGGCTCGGCCCGCAAATCCATGAAGAGCATGGAATAGGGCGTATCGCTGTTGGGAGTGATGACAGCCGTATCCTTGTAGGTGAAGACTCTCGCCTCATTGTGGATCTGATTGAAGGGCGCCTTATACTGGCTTGAGGAGCGGTCGATAGCATATTCATACATGACCGCGTAATTCATCACGATAGGCAAACCGTAAATGAAGCCTTCTTCGGCGATGTCTTTCGCAGCGAAGAAGCTGGGCTGATTTACCTGAGCCAATATCGGAGTAGACTTGGATCCCGCTGCAGCAATGGCAACTGCCGCGCTGCCGCGAAGAAGTTGGCGTTTTGTGAACATGGTCTGCTCCCGAGACGAATGGTCAACGCTCGCATGAGCGGACATGGCCTCCTTGATCCAAGTCAAGCCCCCGAACCAATCCAATGCCGCTGATCGATCGAGCGCAGAAGTCCCGCGATGTCCCCCTGTTAGGGGCATAGCGGACGTTCAACGGCGTCCCCCGATTCATGAAGTGCGACCCTGGGCGACGTGGCCTCCCTCTATCTCGGTCAAAGGAGACACGAGCATTGCATCCCGGGGGGGCGTTGTTGCCGTATAATCCCGGAAGCGTAAGCCATCAAAGTGGCACTATAGTAGTGTACTGTGCTCCGTTTGCTACATTCGGTTGCCAATTGTTCCTGACGTCGTGACGGCTATCGCCCGGCGCAGGATGCCCTGTCATATTGTTTGCATCATACTCGGCGCTCATTCTGCGCCGTGGCTCG harbors:
- a CDS encoding DUF1254 domain-containing protein, producing MFTKRQLLRGSAAVAIAAAGSKSTPILAQVNQPSFFAAKDIAEEGFIYGLPIVMNYAVMYEYAIDRSSSQYKAPFNQIHNEARVFTYKDTAVITPNSDTPYSMLFMDLRAEPIVLAVPAVDPKRYYSVMLCDANCYNYGYIGSRATGSEPGDYMVVGPNWQGETPRGIKKVFRSTTQFSAAAYRTQLFGPDDIENVAKVQSGYKVQPLSKYLNQPPPPPAPEIKFPKINKELVKTNFFEYLDFALQFAPAEPVETEVRAKLARIGVGPGKTFDFKTLSLKQKAEIALGMKEGERKVDEYLAKAGTDVDGWRVASYFGDSAFYNGNWLLRAAGAKGGIYGNDAVEATYPMTRVDSEGRTLDGSKHAYTLTFAAGQLPPVNAFWSVTMYDSKTQLLIKNPIDRYLVNSPMLANLKKNADGSLTIYIQNKSPGPDKESNWLPAPNGPIYLAMRLYWPRSEPPSILPVGKGTWRPPGVKRIS